Proteins encoded within one genomic window of Scheffersomyces stipitis CBS 6054 chromosome 3, complete sequence:
- a CDS encoding predicted protein, which produces TSYAHVDPQYLGDSLAIDGTIETVDLKFDKHSPPHEPAIFKSPLIFLHGLFGSRSNNRTVAKQLAVTLDRDVYCLDLRNFGESPHISRLDYPSLAADVEKFIVDQKFPDFAKPILVGHSLGAKTSMAVALRRPDLPRMIVAVDNSPVMVSGNDSTGSFGKYVNQLRLGLEKYKYTDIKDLDKLLAQVESNQTVRQFLLTNVKRGRKEDVITSKVPLDVIGKAITAGNIASWPYDSNIVRWTGGPALFVRGTNSPYVPDEVIPDIGKYFPDFEVRDVEAGHWLISENPKAFMEVLVEFIERKEDEEI; this is translated from the coding sequence ACATCCTATGCCCATGTTGACCCTCAATATCTTGGAGACTCTTTGGCTATAGACGGAACTATAGAGACGGTGGATTTGAAATTCGATAAACACTCTCCACCACACGAACCAGCCATTTTCAAATCGCCTTTGATATTCTTGCATGGGTTATTTGGTTCTAGATCAAATAATAGGACTGTTGCTAAACAGCTAGCTGTGACTTTAGACAGGGACGTCTACTGTCTTGACTTGCGTAACTTTGGTGAATCGCCTCATATCAGCAGATTGGATTACCCTTCATTAGCTGCTGATGTAGAAAAGTTCATTGTAGATCAGAAATTTCCCGATTTTGCCAAACCCATCTTGGTGGGCCATTCTCTTGGAGCCAAAACTTCTATGGCTGTAGCACTTCGTCGTCCAGATTTGCCCAGGATGATTGTAGCAGTAGACAATTCACCCGTGATGGTTTCTGGTAACGACTCTACTGGATCGTTTGGCAAATACGTCAACCAACTTCGACTTGGTTTGGAAAAATACAAGTACACAGACATTAAGGATCTTGACAAGCTCTTGGCCCAAGTCGAATCTAACCAGACCGTGCGTCAATTTTTGCTTACCAATGTTaaaagaggaagaaaggAAGATGTAATCACCTCTAAGGTGCCTCTTGATGTTATCGGTAAAGCTATTACTGCCGGAAACATTGCCAGCTGGCCCTATGATCTGAATATTGTCAGGTGGACTGGAGGACCAGCATTGTTTGTCAGAGGTACCAACTCACCATATGTTCCGGACGAAGTGATTCCTGACATCGGAAAGTATTTCCCAGACTTCGAGGTTAGAGACGTGGAAGCTGGCCATTGGTTGATCAGTGAGAATCCAAAGGCATTCATGGAGGTGTTGGTTGAATTCATAGAGAGaaaggaagacgaagagaTTTAA
- a CDS encoding predicted protein (go_function hydrolase activity, acting on carbon-nitrogen (but not peptide) bonds~go_process nitrogen compound metabolism) — protein MAVSPVLKSPLSKSLKVALIQLKAGADKSANLAKVTKFIDEAIATSTIGSLDLVMLPECFNSPYAVDQFRNYAELIPSGETTSVLSELAKKHKVYIIGGSIPELDPEAGNKIFNTSLTFAPSGDIIAKHRKAHLFDIDIPGGITFQESVTLTGGDKATVFKLGDFGNVGLGICYDIRFPELAQIASRSPHNSFAMFYPGAFNTTTGPLHWHLLARSRAVDNELYTVLCSPARDVEGGGYQAYGHSLVVDPYGKVIAEAGEGEEIVFAELDKELIPKAREGIPVHYQRRFDIYEDFVGKGNAKVSDL, from the coding sequence ATGGCCGTTTCTCCTGTATTAAAATCGCCGTTatccaagtcgttgaaaGTCGCACTTATCCAGTTGAAAGCTGGAGCTGATAAGAGTGCTAACTTGGCCAAAGTAACGAAATTCATAGATGAAGCCATTGCTACTTCTACCATTGGTTCCTTGGACTTGGTGATGTTGCCAGAATGTTTCAACTCGCCATATGCCGTGGACCAGTTCAGAAACTACGCTGAGTTGATCCCTTCTGGGGAGACTACTTCCGTATTGTCTGAGTTGGCTAAGAAACATAAGGTGTACATCATTGGAGGGTCCATTCCGGAATTGGACCCCGAAGCAGGCAACAAGATCTTTAACACTTCGTTAACTTTTGCACCAAGTGGAGACATCATTGCCAAGCATCGTAAGGCCCATTTATTTGACATTGACATCCCTGGAGGAATCACCTTTCAAGAGTCTGTGACCTTGACGGGAGGAGACAAGGCTActgtcttcaagttgggaGATTTCGGTAACGTAGGTTTGGGTATCTGCTACGATATCCGGTTCCCTGAATTGGCTCAAATTGCATCTCGTAGTCCTCACAACTCGTTTGCCATGTTTTACCCAGGAGCTTTCAACACTACCACGGGCCCTTTACACTGGCATTTGCTTGCAAGATCCAGAGCTGTGGACAACGAGTTATATACCGTGTTATGTAGTCCTGCTAGAGACGTAGAGGGCGGAGGCTACCAAGCTTACGGGCATTCCTTGGTGGTGGACCCTTATGGAAAAGTCATTGCTGAAGCTGgtgaaggtgaagaaatcgTTTTTGCTGAATTAGATAAGGAACTTATTCCCAAAGCCAGAGAAGGCATTCCAGTTCATtatcaaagaagatttgATATCTACGAAGACTTCGTAGGCAAAGGAAATGCCAAGGTCAGCGATTTATAG